A single Bacteroidales bacterium DNA region contains:
- the rny gene encoding ribonuclease Y, with protein MEINLIIVLLLLSFTLGAVLSYIIWQKVQKRKKERIIAEAQAEAEVTRKEKILQAKEKFLQLKSEHEKYVAEKNSKLTAMETKAKQRETAIAQKIEETNRKSKEIDIIRDNLTQQMEMVEKKSEELEKLQRQTIEQLETISGLSVEDAKSQLVESLKAEARTEAMAYINEVMDEAKLTASKEAKRVVVQTIQRVATEHAIENSVTVFHIENDEIKGRIIGREGRNIRALEAATGVEIIVDDTPEAIILSAFDPVRREIARLALHQLVTDGRIHPARIEEVVNRVQKQIEEEIVETGKRTAIDLGIHGLHPELVRLIGKMKYRSSYGQNLLQHSREVANLSAIMASELGLNSKLAKRAGLLHDIGKVPDDEPELPHAVLGMKLAEKYKEKPEVCNAIGSHHEEVEMNTLLAPIVQVCDAISGARPGARREVVESYIKRLKELEDLALSHSGVLKTYAIQAGRELRVIVGSDKVSDKEAETLSFDIARKIQDGMTYPGQIKVTVIRETRSVNYAK; from the coding sequence ATGGAAATAAATTTAATAATCGTATTACTGCTCCTATCATTCACTTTAGGTGCAGTGCTTTCATATATAATATGGCAAAAAGTACAAAAAAGAAAGAAAGAGCGAATAATTGCTGAAGCTCAAGCAGAAGCAGAAGTTACCAGAAAAGAGAAAATTTTGCAAGCTAAGGAAAAATTTCTGCAGTTAAAAAGTGAACACGAGAAATACGTAGCCGAAAAAAATTCAAAATTAACGGCTATGGAAACAAAAGCAAAGCAGCGAGAAACTGCTATTGCTCAAAAAATTGAAGAAACTAACCGTAAAAGCAAAGAGATAGATATTATTCGTGACAACCTCACCCAACAAATGGAAATGGTTGAGAAAAAAAGCGAAGAACTTGAAAAATTGCAACGGCAAACTATCGAACAATTGGAAACCATAAGCGGTCTATCTGTTGAAGATGCAAAATCACAATTAGTCGAATCTCTCAAAGCAGAAGCTCGAACCGAAGCAATGGCTTACATTAATGAGGTTATGGACGAAGCTAAACTTACTGCCAGTAAGGAAGCAAAACGCGTTGTGGTACAAACAATTCAACGTGTTGCTACTGAACATGCTATAGAAAACTCGGTTACTGTTTTTCACATTGAGAACGACGAAATAAAAGGGCGAATAATAGGTCGTGAAGGACGTAATATCAGAGCCTTAGAAGCTGCTACTGGTGTAGAAATAATTGTTGACGACACACCCGAAGCAATTATTTTGTCTGCATTCGACCCTGTCAGACGTGAAATTGCACGTTTGGCTCTTCATCAATTAGTAACTGACGGTAGAATCCATCCTGCACGTATTGAAGAGGTTGTTAACAGGGTTCAAAAACAGATTGAAGAAGAGATTGTTGAGACAGGAAAAAGAACAGCTATCGACCTTGGAATACACGGGCTACACCCAGAGCTGGTAAGACTAATAGGCAAAATGAAATATCGAAGCTCATACGGGCAAAACCTTCTACAACACAGTCGTGAGGTGGCAAACCTGTCAGCTATAATGGCTTCAGAACTTGGGCTTAACAGCAAATTAGCAAAGAGAGCTGGTTTACTCCATGATATAGGCAAGGTGCCCGATGACGAGCCAGAACTACCACACGCAGTACTTGGAATGAAATTGGCAGAAAAGTATAAAGAAAAACCCGAAGTATGCAATGCTATTGGCTCACACCACGAAGAGGTTGAAATGAATACACTGCTTGCTCCAATTGTACAAGTATGTGACGCCATTTCTGGTGCAAGACCCGGCGCACGACGCGAGGTTGTCGAATCGTACATAAAAAGACTTAAAGAACTTGAAGATCTTGCACTTAGTCATAGCGGAGTGTTAAAAACATATGCTATTCAAGCTGGAAGAGAGTTACGAGTTATTGTTGGAAGTGATAAAGTATCTGATAAAGAGGCAGAAACACTATCTTTCGACATTGCAAGGAAAATTCAAGACGGTATGACATATCCCGGACAGATTAAAGTTACTGTGATTAGAGAAACACGTTCAGTAAACTATGCGAAATAA
- a CDS encoding S9 family peptidase — translation MKSKFFALTLTLLISSNLISQTACEQTVEQLNNLLQHRLDRVEKLVDDVMWFQRLNDIAYVDKLFITGPPPAKEKNPTALGAGNPIKFWTYAIFPKDIDRSKKYPLIVLPHGGVHADFTTYHFHIIREMISQGYVVVAPEYRGSTGYGKGHYEKIDYGGLEVDDVLASKNYMIENYGFIDKNRVGIVGWSHGGLITLMNIFNFPDDYKVAFAGVPVSDIVARMGYYHDDYRKLFETDYHIGKSAHEDVNEYRRRSPAWNTHKFKDTPLLIHTNTNDEDVNVLEVEHLIKSLKADNKKFEYEIFKDIPGGHSFDRMDTKTAKEIRIKIYKFLSKHLKPENPITNLEQLNKAGYRF, via the coding sequence ATGAAATCAAAATTTTTCGCATTAACATTAACGTTATTAATTTCTAGTAATTTAATCTCACAAACCGCATGTGAGCAAACAGTTGAACAGCTAAACAACTTATTACAACATCGTCTTGACAGAGTAGAAAAGCTAGTAGATGACGTAATGTGGTTTCAGCGGTTAAACGACATCGCCTACGTTGACAAACTTTTTATTACAGGACCGCCACCGGCAAAAGAGAAAAATCCAACTGCTTTGGGAGCTGGTAATCCTATAAAATTTTGGACTTATGCAATTTTTCCAAAAGATATTGACCGTTCGAAAAAATACCCATTAATTGTCTTGCCACATGGAGGAGTACATGCAGATTTTACAACATATCATTTTCATATTATCAGGGAGATGATTTCACAGGGATACGTAGTCGTAGCCCCTGAATACAGAGGAAGTACAGGTTATGGTAAAGGACATTACGAAAAAATTGACTACGGCGGATTGGAAGTTGATGATGTTTTAGCCAGCAAGAACTACATGATAGAAAACTACGGTTTTATTGACAAAAATCGTGTTGGCATTGTTGGTTGGAGCCATGGAGGACTAATTACACTTATGAATATTTTTAATTTTCCGGACGATTATAAGGTTGCATTTGCAGGTGTACCTGTTAGCGATATAGTTGCAAGAATGGGCTATTACCATGATGATTACAGAAAGTTATTTGAAACAGATTATCATATCGGAAAGTCGGCTCACGAAGATGTCAATGAATACCGCAGACGATCCCCAGCATGGAACACTCACAAATTCAAAGACACACCATTACTAATTCATACTAATACCAATGATGAAGATGTAAATGTACTTGAGGTAGAACATCTTATCAAATCTTTAAAAGCCGATAATAAAAAATTTGAATATGAAATTTTTAAAGATATCCCGGGCGGTCACTCATTTGACAGAATGGACACAAAAACAGCTAAAGAAATAAGAATAAAAATATATAAATTTCTTTCCAAACACCTTAAACCCGAAAATCCAATTACTAACTTAGAACAGCTAAACAAAGCTGGGTATCGATTTTAA
- a CDS encoding biotin--[acetyl-CoA-carboxylase] ligase codes for MASEKILWFEELSSTNKTAWQYIDKQSGFCIATGFQSSGRGQAGNSWASEPNKNLLASYIFSLDIKPAECFAISMITSLAVVSLLNSYNCTAKIKWPNDIIVDNKKIAGILIENIVSGNRVEKSIIGVGLNLNQTEFAGLPNATSLKLKLKTDLDIKTIASELQRYLIAGFEKNKKPSRELKESYFELLFKKDKSIYRDNNSTFEGKIVDIDFDGALKIQKSDNCTKSYYFKEVQMLY; via the coding sequence ATGGCTTCTGAAAAAATTCTTTGGTTTGAAGAGTTATCATCAACAAATAAAACAGCATGGCAATATATTGACAAACAGTCGGGATTTTGTATAGCTACAGGCTTTCAAAGTTCGGGCAGAGGTCAGGCTGGTAATAGCTGGGCATCAGAACCTAACAAAAACCTTTTAGCAAGTTACATATTTAGTTTGGATATAAAACCTGCGGAATGCTTTGCCATATCTATGATTACATCTTTAGCAGTAGTAAGCCTGCTAAATTCGTACAATTGCACCGCCAAAATAAAATGGCCAAACGATATTATTGTAGATAACAAAAAAATTGCCGGCATATTGATAGAAAACATCGTATCGGGCAATAGAGTTGAAAAAAGCATAATAGGTGTTGGATTAAATCTCAATCAAACAGAGTTTGCAGGATTGCCAAATGCAACAAGCCTAAAACTAAAACTTAAAACAGATTTAGATATCAAAACAATTGCAAGTGAGTTACAACGTTATTTAATCGCAGGGTTTGAAAAAAACAAAAAACCATCTCGGGAACTAAAAGAATCATATTTTGAACTACTATTCAAAAAAGACAAATCAATATACAGAGATAACAATTCAACTTTTGAAGGAAAAATAGTAGATATAGACTTTGATGGTGCACTAAAAATTCAGAAAAGCGACAATTGCACCAAATCATATTACTTTAAAGAAGTCCAAATGCTGTAT
- a CDS encoding cell division protein ZapA codes for MGDEITIRVSIAERYYPIKIDSNDEERIRLAAKRINDAVLQYKKVYSDKDTQDFLAMATLQFVSKLTQLEDNKTDNQLVEILEKLNYDLDIAIEKE; via the coding sequence ATGGGAGACGAAATTACCATAAGAGTAAGTATAGCCGAAAGATACTATCCAATCAAAATTGATAGTAATGATGAAGAACGTATCCGATTAGCGGCAAAGCGTATTAATGATGCTGTGCTTCAATATAAAAAAGTGTATTCAGACAAGGATACACAAGACTTTTTGGCTATGGCAACTTTGCAATTTGTATCAAAATTAACCCAACTCGAGGATAATAAAACCGACAATCAACTTGTCGAAATTCTTGAAAAATTAAACTATGACCTTGATATAGCCATTGAAAAAGAGTAA